The proteins below are encoded in one region of Acidobacteriota bacterium:
- a CDS encoding VWA domain-containing protein, translating into MKTRSALLILTLLLAAGFYASAQDPAASDDSAGSQVFFESLDVNLVNVEVYVTDRQGNPVRGLTKDDFEVYEDGRRQLVSNFTAVSSEGKRPRALGVPNLPVPEGEVPESIAVEQPQVSEDQRLHLIVYLDNLYLKPFGRNKVSREVQSFLDSYVGPEDRVLVATFERSLNIRQPFTADRAAIAKALRETEKLTAFAVQNEQERRQVIQRIEASDSLQTAEVAVESYAGSAFQDVRTSIRGLKELISSLGGLPGRKAILHVSEGMPMTAAEDLFRLLDIEFGQVEGVGGQLRAQRYNARPQYRELISHANANRVTFYTLDAAGLKSRSSVSAVNRGAARGGSQIELDFIEQSNMSEPLQMIARDTGGRSVFNTNNFKLAFDQMATDFDDYYSLGYLPAHNGDGRYHSIEVKLKNKVRGYELRHRAGYRDKTLETRLNEGVLASLHHGVGVNPHGLRVKTAKPKARRDRFYQVPVEVEIPIGSIAMVPQGDAYHGRLVVVVAAINRDGGTSVPEQKPIPLVIPAAEFERAQQQHITYEAELLMRAGSQEVAVGLRDEFSGKTSFIRRVVQVG; encoded by the coding sequence ATGAAAACCCGATCCGCTCTGCTCATCCTGACCCTCCTGCTCGCCGCCGGCTTCTATGCCTCCGCCCAGGATCCGGCCGCGAGTGACGATTCCGCCGGCTCGCAAGTCTTCTTCGAGTCCCTCGACGTCAACCTGGTGAATGTCGAGGTCTACGTCACCGACCGGCAGGGCAACCCGGTGCGCGGCTTGACCAAGGACGACTTCGAGGTCTACGAAGACGGCCGGCGTCAATTGGTGAGCAACTTCACTGCCGTCAGCAGCGAAGGCAAGCGACCGCGGGCCCTGGGGGTTCCCAACCTGCCGGTGCCCGAGGGCGAGGTTCCGGAGTCGATCGCGGTGGAGCAGCCGCAGGTCTCGGAGGACCAGCGCCTTCACCTCATCGTCTACTTGGACAATCTCTACCTCAAGCCCTTTGGCCGCAACAAGGTGTCGCGCGAGGTGCAATCTTTCCTCGATTCCTATGTCGGTCCCGAAGATCGGGTTCTGGTGGCGACCTTCGAGCGTTCGCTGAACATCCGTCAGCCCTTCACGGCGGACCGCGCCGCCATCGCCAAGGCCCTGCGCGAGACCGAGAAGCTCACCGCCTTCGCGGTCCAGAACGAGCAAGAGCGTCGGCAGGTGATTCAGCGCATCGAGGCGAGCGATAGCCTGCAGACGGCGGAAGTGGCGGTGGAGAGCTACGCCGGCTCCGCATTCCAGGACGTTCGCACCAGCATTCGTGGCCTCAAAGAGCTGATCAGCTCCCTCGGTGGGCTGCCCGGTCGCAAGGCGATTCTCCACGTCAGCGAAGGCATGCCGATGACCGCCGCGGAGGACCTCTTTCGCCTGCTCGACATCGAGTTCGGCCAGGTCGAGGGGGTCGGAGGCCAGCTCCGTGCCCAGCGCTACAACGCCCGACCCCAGTATCGCGAGCTGATCTCCCACGCCAATGCCAATCGGGTGACCTTCTACACCCTCGACGCGGCGGGCCTGAAGTCACGCTCCTCGGTGTCGGCGGTGAATCGCGGCGCCGCGCGAGGCGGCTCCCAGATCGAGCTCGACTTCATCGAGCAATCGAACATGAGCGAGCCCCTGCAGATGATCGCCCGCGACACCGGTGGCCGCTCGGTGTTCAACACCAACAACTTCAAGCTCGCCTTCGACCAGATGGCGACGGACTTCGACGACTACTACTCCCTCGGCTACCTGCCGGCCCACAACGGGGACGGGCGGTACCACTCGATCGAGGTCAAGCTCAAGAACAAGGTCAGGGGTTACGAGCTGCGCCACCGCGCCGGCTATCGCGACAAGACCCTCGAAACGCGCCTCAACGAGGGCGTGCTGGCGTCCCTCCATCACGGGGTTGGGGTCAACCCGCACGGGCTGCGGGTGAAGACGGCGAAGCCGAAGGCCCGGCGCGATCGCTTCTACCAGGTGCCCGTCGAAGTCGAGATCCCGATCGGTTCCATCGCCATGGTGCCGCAGGGCGACGCCTACCATGGTCGGCTGGTGGTGGTGGTGGCGGCGATCAACCGCGATGGCGGCACGTCCGTGCCGGAGCAGAAGCCGATTCCGCTGGTGATTCCCGCCGCCGAGTTCGAGCGCGCCCAGCAGCAGCACATCACTTACGAGGCGGAGCTGCTGATGCGGGCCGGGTCGCAGGAAGTCGCGGTTGGCTTACGCGATGAGTTCTCCGGCAAGACGTCCTTCATTCGTCGGGTGGTTCAGGTCGGCTGA
- a CDS encoding tetratricopeptide repeat protein has protein sequence MRRLLFLAMIVLLAATPPTLAQTEAKRAGELLEGAQKDLEAGRVDEARGRLLRVIEIGGSRRQQADAHVGLALIAQRLGDLPESASRFQEALRLIPTHRQALRGLAGLMGQSGSYTEAASTYGLILQQAPDDVSARLGQVTALIFAGEHRQALASIEAGLEASPESLDLKDVLARHLAGCPDLEVRDGDRALTLALEVARQVPTPQSLETLAMAYAETGRFEQAVEEQDRLLEAYGDKAGSELVAQWRRNRELYSAGKRCCADSS, from the coding sequence ATGAGACGCCTGCTTTTCCTCGCCATGATCGTGCTCCTCGCCGCGACTCCCCCGACCCTCGCCCAGACCGAAGCGAAACGCGCCGGAGAGCTCCTCGAAGGGGCCCAAAAGGATCTCGAAGCGGGACGCGTAGACGAGGCCCGCGGACGCCTCCTGCGGGTCATCGAGATCGGCGGCAGCCGGCGCCAGCAGGCCGACGCCCACGTCGGCCTGGCCCTCATCGCCCAACGCCTCGGCGACCTCCCGGAGTCGGCGAGCCGCTTCCAGGAAGCGCTCCGCCTGATCCCCACCCACCGGCAAGCCCTGCGCGGCCTCGCCGGCCTGATGGGCCAGTCCGGCTCCTACACGGAAGCGGCCTCGACCTACGGCTTGATCCTGCAGCAGGCACCGGACGACGTCTCGGCCCGCCTCGGCCAGGTGACCGCGCTGATCTTCGCCGGCGAGCATCGCCAAGCCCTGGCGAGTATCGAAGCCGGCCTCGAGGCCTCTCCCGAAAGTCTCGATCTCAAGGACGTGCTGGCCCGACACCTCGCCGGCTGCCCCGATCTCGAGGTGCGGGACGGCGACCGTGCCCTCACCCTGGCCCTCGAAGTGGCACGCCAGGTACCGACGCCACAGAGCCTCGAGACCCTCGCCATGGCCTATGCCGAGACCGGCCGCTTCGAGCAAGCCGTCGAAGAGCAAGACCGCCTGCTCGAGGCCTACGGTGACAAGGCCGGCAGCGAGCTGGTGGCGCAATGGCGACGCAACCGCGAGCTCTACTCCGCCGGCAAGCGCTGCTGCGCTGATTCCTCCTAG
- a CDS encoding GAF domain-containing protein, with protein sequence MGLQEDSNLGVERLLSQQEALRQVIEEISSELELRPLLTSIVRQACELLVAHDGSIGLYDHDRGVLRIAAVYRMPEGELGSEVAVGQGLAGQVLLRREPVVLERYGDVPEPVLPELAENAVLGVPIFWHGDLIGFFGIGAQPPRRFDRSDVDILSLFARHAAVAIVNAERYQREKERAERLDLLAQVARIIAAGLDLDDLLDNAAEAIHRLLGYANVAIPVIDPAEPETLVLRAVGGSYRNLIQEVYRLPVAQGIMGAAVRERRTMLVQDVHRDSRYVPTPGSEAIQAELAVPILLAGEVLGVLNVETSGTLTSEDAASLEIVADHLAVAIKNASLFAQAQRLAVLEERQRLARELHDSVTQMLFSATLIAQAVPQAYQRDPQEGERRLARLLELNRSALGEMRALLRELRPAEEPMPLNSGEFPRPTIFRVRRDGLLPVIDDLLAELERDGLEVTRQWSDYSRQSADLEETLFRVTQECLNNISKHARAKKVTLTLQASDSQVRLAVEDDGLGFDARQALARPASESGMGVLSMRERIRALGGDFRLESFVGLGTRVAARLPKESPADDPPVPQSEGTSPFGPRQEPRKAKETR encoded by the coding sequence ATGGGCCTGCAAGAAGACAGCAACCTCGGGGTCGAGCGCCTCCTCAGCCAACAGGAAGCGCTGCGCCAGGTGATCGAGGAGATCAGCAGCGAGCTCGAGTTGCGCCCTCTCCTCACCAGCATCGTGCGCCAAGCCTGCGAGCTGCTGGTCGCCCACGACGGCAGCATCGGTCTCTATGACCACGATCGCGGTGTGCTGCGCATCGCCGCCGTCTATCGCATGCCCGAAGGCGAGCTCGGTTCCGAGGTCGCCGTCGGCCAGGGACTCGCCGGCCAGGTTCTGCTGCGCCGTGAGCCAGTCGTTCTGGAGCGCTACGGCGACGTCCCGGAGCCGGTCCTGCCAGAGCTCGCCGAGAACGCCGTTCTGGGGGTGCCGATCTTCTGGCATGGCGACCTGATCGGATTCTTCGGTATCGGCGCCCAGCCGCCACGCCGCTTCGATCGCAGCGACGTCGACATCCTCAGTCTGTTCGCCCGCCACGCCGCGGTGGCGATCGTCAACGCCGAGCGCTACCAGCGCGAGAAGGAGCGCGCCGAGCGCCTCGACCTGCTCGCCCAGGTCGCCCGCATCATCGCTGCCGGCCTCGACCTCGACGATCTTCTAGACAACGCCGCCGAGGCGATCCACCGACTCCTCGGCTATGCCAACGTCGCCATCCCGGTGATCGACCCGGCAGAACCCGAAACCCTCGTCCTGCGCGCCGTCGGCGGCAGCTACCGCAACCTGATCCAGGAGGTCTACCGGCTTCCCGTCGCCCAGGGCATCATGGGAGCCGCCGTCCGCGAGCGCCGGACGATGCTGGTCCAGGACGTCCATCGCGACTCGCGCTATGTGCCGACACCCGGCTCCGAGGCGATTCAGGCGGAGCTCGCCGTGCCGATCCTCCTCGCTGGCGAAGTCCTCGGCGTCCTCAACGTCGAGACCTCCGGAACGCTGACCTCGGAAGACGCGGCGAGCCTGGAGATCGTCGCCGATCACCTGGCGGTGGCGATCAAGAACGCCTCCCTGTTCGCCCAGGCCCAGCGCCTGGCGGTGCTCGAAGAGCGCCAGCGGCTGGCGCGGGAGCTCCACGACTCGGTCACTCAGATGCTGTTCAGCGCCACCCTCATCGCCCAGGCCGTCCCGCAGGCCTACCAGCGGGATCCGCAGGAGGGCGAGCGCCGACTGGCGCGCCTGCTCGAGCTCAACCGCTCCGCCCTCGGCGAGATGCGCGCCCTGCTGCGCGAGCTGCGACCGGCCGAAGAACCCATGCCCCTCAACAGCGGCGAGTTCCCTCGACCGACGATCTTCCGAGTGCGGCGCGATGGACTCCTGCCGGTGATCGACGACCTGCTGGCGGAGCTCGAGCGCGATGGTCTCGAGGTGACCCGCCAGTGGTCCGACTACAGCCGCCAGTCGGCGGACCTCGAGGAAACCCTCTTCCGGGTCACCCAGGAGTGCCTCAACAACATCTCGAAGCACGCTCGAGCGAAAAAGGTCACCCTCACCCTGCAAGCGAGCGACTCCCAGGTTCGGCTGGCGGTCGAGGACGACGGACTCGGCTTCGACGCCCGGCAGGCCCTGGCGCGACCCGCCTCCGAGTCCGGTATGGGCGTGCTGTCGATGCGCGAACGGATTCGCGCCCTCGGAGGAGACTTTCGCCTCGAGAGCTTCGTCGGCCTCGGCACCCGGGTGGCCGCGCGCCTGCCCAAGGAATCGCCGGCGGACGATCCGCCGGTACCCCAGTCGGAGGGCACCTCGCCCTTCGGCCCGCGGCAGGAGCCAAGAAAAGCCAAGGAGACGCGATGA
- a CDS encoding response regulator transcription factor — translation MSHNISILIVDDHQIVREGLRTLLGEFDDLTVVGEAGSGVEALEQVASLDPDVVLMDLVMPEMGGLEAIAELGNRQARARILVLSSFIEDHMVRQAVEAGALGYLLKDASKGDLVSAIRGAAAGRPALHPEAQRILMQRVQQPSPFDELTPREKTVLELIAHGRSNKQIASALHLSEGTVKGYVSIILSKLAVDDRTQAALLAVREGFVTNA, via the coding sequence ATGAGCCACAACATCTCCATCTTGATCGTCGACGACCATCAGATCGTGCGCGAAGGGCTGCGGACACTGCTCGGTGAGTTCGACGATCTCACCGTCGTCGGCGAGGCGGGTAGCGGAGTGGAAGCCCTGGAGCAGGTCGCGAGCCTCGACCCGGACGTCGTCTTGATGGATCTGGTGATGCCCGAGATGGGCGGCCTCGAGGCGATCGCCGAGCTCGGCAACCGTCAAGCCCGCGCCCGCATCCTGGTGCTGAGCAGCTTCATCGAAGACCACATGGTGCGCCAGGCGGTGGAGGCCGGTGCCCTCGGCTACCTGCTCAAGGACGCTTCGAAGGGCGACCTGGTGAGCGCCATTCGGGGAGCCGCCGCCGGCCGACCGGCACTCCATCCGGAGGCGCAGCGCATCCTCATGCAGCGCGTCCAGCAACCCTCCCCCTTCGACGAGCTGACGCCGCGGGAGAAAACCGTCCTCGAGCTCATCGCCCACGGCCGCAGCAACAAGCAAATCGCCTCGGCCCTCCACCTCAGCGAAGGAACCGTCAAAGGCTACGTCAGCATCATCCTGTCGAAGCTCGCCGTCGACGATCGCACCCAGGCCGCACTCCTGGCGGTGCGCGAGGGCTTCGTCACCAACGCCTGA
- a CDS encoding PDZ domain-containing protein, with protein sequence MMKKSLVLGLSALLIAVGVSLVASAGDDAQRVEIRKFMSPCEGDDCPSSDDVRALFIGEDGHHVGLGGGPLSWVHGGGFLGVALTELSPELREHFGVSGDFGVIVSQVMADSPAETAGIEVGDIITGIDGEGVASAFGLSKKVRGLEEGEAAAIELWRDGRQEVLSVAVEERKGSGLSSFAFRCEDGECEGFDSGDANIFVLGSGDGDRHHIVRENRKVVVLDCDEGDCPEIATSGGNFDFDFDFDCGDEACQIEVNCDGGDCSCTLNGDDADCSALSLDLGD encoded by the coding sequence ATGATGAAGAAGTCTCTGGTCCTCGGTCTGTCTGCCCTTTTGATCGCCGTTGGAGTCTCGCTGGTGGCGTCCGCCGGCGACGACGCCCAGCGCGTAGAAATCCGTAAATTCATGAGCCCCTGCGAGGGCGACGACTGCCCCTCTTCGGACGACGTTCGGGCCCTCTTCATCGGTGAGGACGGCCATCACGTCGGTCTCGGAGGCGGCCCGCTGAGCTGGGTCCACGGTGGCGGCTTCCTGGGGGTGGCTCTGACCGAGCTGTCGCCCGAGCTGCGCGAGCACTTCGGCGTTTCCGGCGACTTCGGCGTCATCGTCTCGCAGGTGATGGCCGACAGCCCGGCGGAGACGGCCGGCATCGAGGTCGGCGACATCATCACCGGTATCGATGGCGAGGGTGTCGCGAGCGCCTTTGGCCTGTCGAAGAAGGTGCGGGGGCTCGAAGAAGGCGAGGCAGCGGCCATCGAGCTGTGGCGGGATGGCCGTCAGGAGGTTCTTTCGGTGGCGGTCGAAGAGCGCAAGGGAAGCGGCCTGTCGAGCTTTGCTTTCCGCTGCGAAGACGGCGAATGCGAGGGCTTCGACTCCGGCGACGCCAACATCTTCGTGCTCGGCAGTGGCGATGGCGACCGTCATCACATCGTGCGGGAGAACCGCAAGGTGGTGGTTCTCGATTGCGACGAGGGCGATTGCCCCGAGATCGCGACCTCGGGTGGAAATTTCGACTTCGATTTCGACTTCGACTGCGGTGACGAGGCCTGCCAGATCGAGGTCAACTGTGACGGTGGCGACTGCTCCTGCACCCTCAATGGCGACGACGCGGACTGCAGCGCCCTCAGCCTCGACCTCGGCGACTGA